From the genome of Candidatus Methylomirabilota bacterium, one region includes:
- a CDS encoding YggS family pyridoxal phosphate-dependent enzyme produces the protein MADGQVDIKANLEKVERRVERACRRAGRDPSAVLLIAVSKTVEVERIRAAVGAGVAALGENRVQEAKEKVAALGRPVPWHLIGSLQTNKAKDAVQLFDWIHSVDRLELAQELDKRAHAIGRTVRGLLQVNLGDEPQKGGAAPGDVKRLLDAMRGLRHLAIHGLMAIPPMSADAETARPFFRRLRELRDATGLEHLSMGMSADFEVAIEEGATMVRVGTSIFGPRETRT, from the coding sequence GTGGCGGACGGTCAAGTCGATATCAAGGCGAACCTCGAGAAGGTCGAGCGGCGGGTCGAGCGCGCCTGCCGCCGGGCCGGGCGCGATCCATCCGCGGTCCTGCTGATCGCGGTGTCCAAGACGGTCGAGGTCGAGCGGATCCGCGCCGCGGTGGGAGCGGGGGTGGCTGCGCTCGGCGAGAACCGCGTGCAGGAGGCCAAGGAGAAAGTGGCCGCGCTGGGGCGACCGGTGCCCTGGCATCTCATCGGCTCGCTCCAGACCAACAAGGCCAAGGACGCGGTGCAGCTCTTCGACTGGATCCACTCGGTGGACCGTCTGGAGCTCGCGCAGGAGCTGGACAAGCGCGCGCATGCGATCGGGCGCACGGTGCGCGGCCTCCTTCAGGTGAATCTGGGCGACGAGCCGCAGAAGGGCGGCGCCGCGCCGGGCGACGTGAAGCGGCTGCTCGACGCGATGCGGGGCCTGCGTCACCTCGCGATACACGGCCTCATGGCGATCCCGCCCATGAGCGCGGATGCGGAGACGGCGCGGCCGTTCTTCCGGCGTCTCCGCGAGCTGCGGGACGCGACGGGGCTCGAGCACCTGTCGATGGGGATGAGCGCGGACTTCGAGGTCGCCATCGAGGAAGGGGCGACCATGGTGCGGGTGGGGACGTCGATTTTTGGTCCAAGGGAGACGCGGACGTGA
- the ftsZ gene encoding cell division protein FtsZ — MFAMEDEREVAKIKVIGLGGGGSNAVNRMMAAKFTGVDFIIANTDLQALRLSPAPQKIQLGARLTSGLGAGSNPEVGRNAAQEDKDTIKSMLEGADMVFVTAGLGGGTGTGAAPVVAAIAKDLGILTVAVVTKPFHFEGRRRQQQAENGMAELRNVVDTLITIPNQRLLAVVDRGTPLMEAFKVADTVLLQAVQGISDLILVPGLINLDFADVRTIMSGMGMALMGAGTGKGQNRALDAAQKAVASPLLDETSIEGARGILINFTGGPDMAIHEVEEAAKIVQEAAHEEANIIFGAVIDESLQDEVRITVIATGFTERKVEMSPTSSKVLEMPPRPSRAPVPGPSWRRRLSDARAESGEPMAEEDLDVPAFLRRQAD, encoded by the coding sequence ATGTTCGCGATGGAAGACGAGCGTGAAGTTGCAAAGATCAAGGTAATCGGGCTCGGCGGCGGCGGATCCAACGCCGTCAATCGCATGATGGCCGCGAAGTTCACCGGCGTCGATTTCATCATCGCCAATACCGACCTGCAGGCGCTCCGCTTGTCGCCCGCACCCCAGAAGATCCAGCTCGGGGCGCGACTCACGAGCGGGCTCGGCGCGGGCTCCAACCCCGAGGTCGGTCGCAACGCCGCGCAGGAAGACAAGGACACCATCAAGTCCATGCTGGAAGGCGCGGACATGGTGTTCGTCACCGCGGGCCTCGGCGGTGGCACCGGCACCGGCGCGGCGCCGGTGGTGGCGGCGATCGCCAAGGACCTCGGCATCCTCACGGTGGCGGTGGTGACCAAGCCCTTCCACTTCGAGGGACGCCGCCGCCAGCAGCAGGCGGAGAACGGCATGGCCGAGCTGCGCAACGTCGTGGACACGCTCATTACCATCCCCAACCAGCGTCTGCTCGCGGTGGTCGATCGCGGCACCCCGCTGATGGAGGCCTTCAAGGTCGCCGACACCGTGCTGCTCCAGGCCGTGCAGGGCATCTCGGATCTGATCCTGGTCCCCGGCCTCATTAACCTCGACTTCGCCGACGTGCGCACCATCATGTCGGGCATGGGCATGGCGCTGATGGGCGCGGGCACGGGCAAGGGGCAGAACCGCGCGCTCGACGCGGCCCAGAAGGCGGTGGCGAGCCCGCTGCTCGACGAGACGTCCATCGAGGGCGCGCGCGGCATCCTCATCAACTTCACGGGTGGCCCCGACATGGCCATCCACGAAGTGGAGGAGGCGGCAAAGATCGTTCAGGAAGCGGCGCACGAGGAGGCCAATATCATCTTCGGCGCGGTGATCGACGAGTCGCTCCAGGACGAGGTGCGCATCACCGTCATCGCCACCGGGTTCACGGAACGGAAGGTCGAGATGAGCCCGACCAGCAGCAAGGTGCTCGAGATGCCGCCGCGGCCGAGCCGCGCGCCCGTCCCGGGCCCGTCCTGGCGCCGCCGCCTCTCCGACGCGCGCGCCGAGAGCGGCGAGCCGATGGCCGAGGAGGATCTCGACGTGCCGGCCTTCCTGCGGCGGCAGGCCGACTGA
- a CDS encoding FtsQ-type POTRA domain-containing protein: MSRLSVLSPRRGDQRLEDWADRPEMVARQRINRRRRLARRVRSLGQVAFALVTVAALLGTAALGVRWLLTSPRFSVSEVEVRGTSRLAAADVLAASGIRRGTNLWRLDPRAVVAGVENLPAVRRAEVVRAFPNHVTIVVEERRPFTLVHAGRLHWIDEEGVRMAPESRAVTIPLPVISGLTDDEIASASKAPSERVLTGVRLIRTLLRAGSPLVQQISEVDVGRSDGPVLYTVDGIEVRLGAEEWDSRIPRLAGVLAQVASSGQPVSAIDLRFRDQVVLKPAVR; encoded by the coding sequence ATGAGCCGTCTGTCCGTACTCTCGCCGCGCCGGGGCGATCAACGCCTGGAGGACTGGGCGGATCGCCCCGAGATGGTGGCGCGCCAGCGCATAAACCGGCGCCGGCGTCTCGCGCGCCGCGTCCGCAGTCTGGGCCAGGTCGCCTTTGCCCTCGTCACCGTGGCCGCGCTGCTCGGCACGGCGGCCCTCGGGGTGCGCTGGCTCCTGACCTCACCCCGTTTCTCCGTCTCCGAAGTCGAGGTGCGCGGCACCAGCCGCCTCGCCGCCGCGGATGTCCTCGCCGCGTCGGGCATCCGCCGGGGCACCAACCTCTGGCGGCTCGATCCGCGTGCCGTCGTCGCCGGCGTGGAGAACCTGCCCGCGGTGCGCCGCGCCGAGGTGGTCCGCGCGTTCCCCAACCACGTCACGATCGTGGTCGAGGAGCGGCGTCCCTTCACCCTCGTGCACGCCGGGCGCCTGCACTGGATCGACGAGGAGGGCGTGCGCATGGCGCCGGAGTCGCGCGCGGTCACCATCCCGCTCCCCGTGATCAGCGGCCTCACCGACGACGAGATCGCCTCCGCCTCCAAGGCGCCCTCCGAGCGCGTGCTCACCGGGGTGCGGCTCATCCGGACCCTGCTCCGCGCGGGTAGCCCGCTGGTCCAGCAGATCTCCGAGGTCGATGTGGGGCGGAGCGATGGCCCGGTGCTCTACACGGTGGACGGCATCGAGGTCCGGCTCGGCGCCGAGGAGTGGGATTCGCGCATCCCGCGGCTCGCCGGCGTGCTCGCCCAGGTGGCATCGTCCGGGCAGCCGGTCAGCGCCATCGACTTGCGGTTCCGGGATCAGGTCGTCCTCAAACCCGCTGTGCGCTGA
- the pgeF gene encoding peptidoglycan editing factor PgeF, whose amino-acid sequence MGAPFLTSSLLERAGLPHLFTTRQFPGVAGSGDSPDVFTPEAQPLLAGRGLAAPPAFLRQVHGAEVMVAEHAGRLGAADALVTERRGLPLAVFTADCLPVLIYDPTHRRLAAAHAGWRGTVQSVVRAAVDRLVEAGSEADGLAVAIGPSIGPCCYEVDVPVINRLRAAFPGGWERWVTPKGPGKWMLDLWAANEDQLTAADVDPGMIENSRLCTACNVDRFYSYRKEGSTRLRRVGRLVTLAALPG is encoded by the coding sequence ATGGGCGCGCCCTTCCTCACCTCCTCGCTGCTCGAGCGCGCCGGGCTCCCCCATCTCTTCACCACGCGCCAATTTCCCGGAGTAGCCGGCTCGGGCGATTCGCCGGACGTGTTCACGCCCGAGGCCCAGCCGCTGCTCGCCGGCCGGGGCCTCGCGGCGCCGCCCGCGTTCCTTCGGCAGGTCCACGGCGCAGAGGTGATGGTGGCGGAGCACGCGGGGCGCCTGGGCGCCGCCGACGCCCTCGTGACCGAGCGTCGCGGCCTGCCGCTGGCCGTGTTCACCGCCGACTGCCTGCCCGTGCTGATCTACGACCCGACCCATCGCCGCCTCGCCGCGGCCCACGCGGGCTGGCGCGGCACCGTGCAGTCGGTAGTGCGGGCCGCGGTGGACCGGCTGGTCGAGGCCGGCTCCGAGGCCGACGGCCTCGCCGTCGCCATCGGCCCCTCGATCGGGCCGTGCTGCTACGAGGTGGACGTCCCCGTGATCAACCGCCTGCGGGCGGCCTTTCCGGGTGGCTGGGAACGCTGGGTGACGCCGAAGGGTCCCGGCAAGTGGATGCTCGACCTCTGGGCCGCCAACGAGGACCAGCTGACTGCCGCCGACGTCGATCCCGGCATGATCGAGAATTCCCGCCTCTGCACGGCCTGCAACGTGGACCGCTTCTACTCGTACCGGAAGGAGGGCTCGACCCGCCTCCGCCGGGTGGGTCGCCTCGTCACCCTCGCGGCGCTCCCAGGCTAA
- the mtnA gene encoding S-methyl-5-thioribose-1-phosphate isomerase, which yields MTPLRWDGDRLVLVDQTRLPAEEVERVCATWQEVADAIRTLVVRGAPAIGVAAAFGVVLAARASAAREFEAWQADIEEAVKGLGATRPTAVNLFWALERMQRRVLAGRGQPLEATRTALAAEAQAILDEDLAANRAMGAHGAALVPEGARILTHCNAGALATAGYGTAVGIIRAAHERGKLALVWVDETRPVMQGSRLTAWEMVKEGIPHRLISDVVAASVMKRGEVDLVVTGADRIAANGDTANKIGTYGLAVLARHHGIPFYVAAPSSTIDPSIPSGASIVIEERDAAEVRQVAGRPTAPAASPVYNPAFDVTPAELITAIVTERGVFRPPYAF from the coding sequence ATCACCCCGCTTCGCTGGGACGGCGACCGACTGGTCCTCGTAGACCAGACGCGCCTGCCGGCCGAGGAGGTCGAGCGCGTCTGCGCGACCTGGCAGGAGGTGGCGGACGCGATCCGCACCCTGGTGGTGCGCGGCGCGCCCGCCATCGGCGTGGCTGCCGCCTTCGGTGTGGTGCTGGCCGCGCGGGCGAGCGCCGCGCGAGAGTTCGAGGCCTGGCAGGCCGACATCGAGGAGGCGGTGAAGGGCCTCGGCGCGACGCGACCCACCGCGGTGAACCTCTTCTGGGCGCTCGAGCGCATGCAGCGCCGCGTGCTCGCGGGACGCGGCCAGCCGCTGGAGGCCACGCGGACGGCGCTCGCCGCCGAGGCGCAAGCCATCCTCGACGAGGATCTGGCCGCCAATCGCGCCATGGGCGCCCACGGGGCAGCCTTGGTGCCCGAGGGTGCGCGCATCCTCACGCACTGCAACGCGGGAGCCCTCGCCACGGCAGGGTATGGCACCGCGGTCGGCATCATCCGCGCCGCGCACGAGCGCGGCAAGCTCGCCCTCGTCTGGGTGGACGAGACGCGGCCGGTGATGCAGGGCTCGCGGCTCACCGCCTGGGAGATGGTGAAGGAGGGGATTCCTCACCGCCTGATCTCGGACGTGGTGGCGGCTTCGGTGATGAAGCGCGGCGAGGTGGATCTGGTCGTCACGGGCGCCGACCGAATCGCCGCCAACGGCGACACCGCGAACAAGATCGGCACCTACGGCCTGGCCGTGCTCGCGCGACATCACGGCATTCCCTTCTACGTGGCGGCGCCCTCTTCGACCATCGATCCCTCGATCCCCTCCGGGGCCTCCATCGTGATCGAGGAGCGCGACGCCGCCGAGGTGCGGCAGGTCGCAGGCCGCCCGACCGCGCCGGCGGCGTCGCCCGTGTACAACCCCGCCTTCGACGTGACGCCCGCCGAGCTGATCACCGCGATCGTGACCGAGCGGGGCGTGTTCCGGCCGCCGTACGCCTTCTAG
- a CDS encoding DUF167 domain-containing protein — MAEHLAVRVQPGASRDEIVGWQGAALRVRVSAPPQDGRANAAVARLLAAALGVAPSTVELVRGAGGRDKMYRFRTLDVTAARARLGARAAADRGAR; from the coding sequence ATGGCTGAGCACCTTGCCGTGCGCGTGCAGCCGGGCGCCTCCCGCGACGAGATCGTGGGCTGGCAGGGCGCGGCGCTCCGGGTGCGCGTAAGCGCGCCGCCCCAGGATGGCCGCGCGAACGCGGCGGTGGCGCGCCTGCTCGCCGCGGCGCTCGGCGTCGCCCCCTCCACGGTGGAGCTGGTGCGCGGCGCCGGCGGCCGCGACAAGATGTACCGCTTCCGAACCCTCGACGTCACGGCGGCGCGCGCCCGCCTCGGCGCGCGCGCGGCCGCCGATCGAGGCGCGCGGTGA
- a CDS encoding YggT family protein: MLPYNFVQFIGWLLDLYSYVIIAAALITWVSPDPRNPIVQFLFKATEPVLRPVRNLLPPWRTGGLDLSPLIVIIAIQFIERVILPSLY, encoded by the coding sequence GTGCTGCCCTACAACTTCGTGCAGTTCATCGGCTGGCTGTTGGATCTCTACTCCTACGTCATCATCGCGGCCGCCCTCATCACCTGGGTGAGCCCGGACCCGCGCAATCCCATCGTCCAGTTCCTCTTCAAGGCCACCGAGCCCGTGCTGCGGCCCGTGCGCAACCTCTTGCCGCCGTGGAGGACGGGAGGCCTCGACCTCTCGCCGCTGATCGTCATCATCGCCATACAGTTCATCGAACGGGTGATCCTGCCGTCGCTGTACTGA
- a CDS encoding alanine--glyoxylate aminotransferase family protein produces the protein MKKYQLMAPGPTPVPPNVLLAMAQPMIHHRTPEYDALFSEIRAGLKRLFQTKQEVIPFTSSGTGAMEAAFVNTLSPGDTALVLTAGRFGERWEDIAKAYGISVVRVAASWGETVSAETMADALRQHPEAKAVFMTHSESSTGVLHDVRGIAAVTRGTDAICVVDAVSSLGIAELAMDAWGVDLVVSGSQKGLMLPPGLSFCALSDKAWKHVKASRLPKFYFDLTEEAKAVAQGEAHFTPAVSIMLGLREVLRMLEQEGLGNVLKRHDRLARATRAGVEALGLSLFPKATPTPSLTAVVAPGKVDSEHVLSSYSTSHNITIAGGQGKLKGKVFRLGHMGYVAEFDVITALSALEQVLQELGHPVDWGASVRAAQKVFAERG, from the coding sequence ATGAAGAAGTATCAGCTGATGGCCCCTGGCCCGACGCCCGTGCCCCCCAATGTGCTGCTCGCCATGGCGCAGCCGATGATCCATCACCGCACCCCGGAGTACGACGCGCTGTTCTCGGAGATTCGTGCCGGGCTCAAGCGGCTCTTCCAGACGAAGCAGGAGGTCATTCCCTTCACGTCCTCCGGCACCGGCGCCATGGAGGCCGCATTCGTCAACACGCTGTCTCCCGGAGACACCGCCCTCGTCCTCACCGCGGGCCGCTTCGGCGAGCGCTGGGAGGACATCGCCAAGGCCTACGGCATCAGCGTCGTACGGGTGGCGGCTTCCTGGGGTGAGACGGTGTCGGCCGAGACGATGGCCGATGCGCTGCGCCAGCATCCTGAGGCCAAGGCGGTCTTCATGACGCACAGCGAGTCCTCCACCGGCGTGCTCCACGACGTGCGCGGCATCGCGGCCGTCACGCGGGGCACCGACGCCATCTGCGTCGTGGACGCGGTGTCGAGTCTGGGTATCGCGGAGCTCGCCATGGACGCGTGGGGCGTGGACCTGGTGGTGTCGGGCTCGCAGAAGGGCCTGATGCTGCCGCCGGGCCTGTCCTTTTGCGCTCTCTCCGACAAGGCCTGGAAGCATGTGAAGGCCTCCCGTCTGCCGAAGTTCTATTTCGACCTCACCGAGGAAGCCAAGGCGGTCGCGCAGGGGGAGGCCCACTTCACCCCGGCGGTGTCCATCATGCTCGGTCTCCGCGAGGTGCTCCGGATGCTGGAGCAGGAAGGCCTGGGCAATGTACTGAAGCGCCACGATCGGCTCGCCCGTGCGACGCGGGCGGGCGTGGAGGCACTGGGGCTGTCGCTCTTTCCCAAGGCCACACCTACGCCGTCGCTCACCGCGGTGGTGGCGCCCGGCAAGGTAGACAGCGAGCACGTGCTTTCCAGCTATTCGACGTCGCATAACATCACGATCGCGGGGGGGCAGGGAAAGCTCAAGGGCAAGGTGTTCCGTCTCGGCCACATGGGGTACGTGGCCGAGTTCGACGTCATCACCGCGCTCTCCGCGTTGGAGCAGGTGCTCCAGGAGCTGGGGCACCCGGTCGACTGGGGCGCCTCGGTGCGCGCCGCCCAGAAGGTGTTCGCCGAGCGCGGCTGA
- a CDS encoding SagB/ThcOx family dehydrogenase: MNRAIESARRYHDQTAHSPQSVRASGHRLIWEIQPSPFKIYADLEPLTLPRDLPALQMDTFGALAAVGQGAAPLDLARLAALLFFSAGITRTKEYPGGGRQFFRAAPSTGALYQTEIYVVTGDVAGLEAGVYHFSPGDFALRRLRAGDFRGALAVATADDTIGSAPATVIATAIYWRNTWKYQARGYRHLFWDSGSLLANLLAAAVALEVPARLVTGFVEREVNGLLGLDAEKEGALVLAPLGREGAPASIAPMVAQLTHRVVPLSSREEDYPTLRDAYANSSLESEAEVLGWREMGAGAGMSAGGGRAGAISGPPLMANAPALPPSVDIALPAPSLTSPRSLGETIMRRGSTRQFSGEAITAQELSNALYHGARGWVADVSRGAVELFLNVHAVEGIAPGAYHYGPDPHALSLVRAGDFREESAFLTLEQALGGAASATVFFLADLRALLARWGNRGYRLANLEAGYAGGRLYLAAYAQGFGASGLTFYDRAVVDFFSPAAAGLDAIFVTALGRSVTGRPRTLVAPPAPPRP, from the coding sequence GTGAACCGCGCCATCGAGTCGGCGCGCCGCTATCACGATCAGACGGCGCACTCGCCCCAGTCCGTGCGCGCGAGCGGGCATCGGCTCATCTGGGAGATCCAGCCCTCGCCGTTCAAGATCTACGCGGATCTCGAGCCGCTGACGCTCCCACGTGATCTGCCCGCTCTCCAGATGGATACCTTCGGGGCCCTCGCCGCGGTGGGACAGGGCGCCGCCCCGTTGGATCTGGCGCGCCTCGCCGCCCTCCTCTTCTTCTCGGCCGGTATCACCCGCACCAAGGAGTATCCGGGCGGCGGTCGCCAGTTCTTCCGAGCCGCGCCCTCCACGGGCGCGCTCTACCAGACCGAGATCTACGTCGTCACGGGCGACGTCGCGGGGCTCGAGGCCGGCGTTTATCACTTTTCGCCGGGGGACTTCGCCCTCCGCCGTCTGCGCGCCGGCGACTTCCGCGGCGCCCTCGCCGTGGCCACGGCCGACGACACGATCGGCTCCGCCCCGGCCACCGTGATCGCCACGGCGATCTACTGGCGCAACACGTGGAAGTACCAGGCGCGCGGCTACCGGCATCTCTTCTGGGATTCCGGGAGCCTCCTCGCCAACCTCCTCGCCGCCGCCGTCGCGCTGGAGGTGCCCGCGCGCCTCGTCACCGGCTTCGTCGAACGCGAGGTCAACGGCCTGCTGGGCCTCGACGCCGAGAAGGAGGGCGCCCTCGTCCTCGCCCCGCTGGGCCGCGAGGGCGCCCCCGCCTCCATCGCGCCCATGGTCGCGCAGCTCACCCATCGCGTGGTGCCGCTGTCCTCGCGCGAGGAGGACTACCCGACGCTGCGCGACGCGTACGCGAATTCGTCGCTCGAGTCCGAGGCCGAGGTCTTGGGCTGGCGGGAAATGGGCGCGGGTGCCGGGATGTCCGCGGGTGGGGGGAGAGCGGGGGCCATTTCTGGGCCCCCGCTAATGGCGAATGCCCCCGCTCTCCCCCCGTCTGTGGACATTGCGTTGCCGGCCCCGAGTCTGACCAGCCCTCGCAGTCTGGGCGAGACGATCATGCGGCGTGGCTCGACGCGGCAGTTCTCCGGCGAGGCCATCACGGCGCAGGAGTTGTCCAACGCGCTCTATCACGGCGCGCGAGGGTGGGTCGCGGACGTGTCCCGGGGTGCCGTCGAGCTCTTCCTGAACGTGCACGCGGTGGAGGGGATCGCGCCGGGCGCCTATCACTACGGGCCGGATCCGCATGCCCTCTCGCTCGTTCGCGCGGGGGACTTTCGTGAGGAGTCGGCCTTCCTCACGCTCGAGCAAGCGCTGGGAGGCGCCGCCAGTGCCACCGTCTTCTTCCTCGCCGATCTCCGCGCGCTCCTCGCTCGCTGGGGCAATCGCGGCTATCGCCTCGCCAACCTCGAGGCGGGGTACGCGGGTGGGCGGCTCTATCTCGCGGCCTATGCACAGGGGTTCGGCGCCAGTGGGCTCACGTTCTACGACCGCGCCGTCGTCGACTTCTTCTCGCCGGCCGCCGCCGGGCTCGACGCCATCTTCGTCACCGCGCTGGGGCGATCCGTCACGGGCCGGCCGCGTACGCTGGTCGCGCCGCCCGCGCCGCCGCGCCCATAG
- a CDS encoding DivIVA domain-containing protein: MRITPMDIRQQQFTVRMFRGFDVQEVDTFLEDVAQDYEALIKENSLLKEQLAVLEERTRGLEDREKVLQQTLVTTQQLTEEMKDGARREAALILREAELEGEKLLESNRSEEAALRNEILQLKRQRRQVAEGLRQTLEMYQRMIDQDLKEGPGAGEGD; encoded by the coding sequence GTGCGCATCACACCCATGGACATTCGTCAGCAGCAATTCACGGTACGGATGTTCCGGGGCTTCGATGTCCAGGAAGTCGATACGTTCCTGGAGGACGTCGCCCAGGACTACGAGGCCTTGATCAAGGAGAACTCGCTGCTCAAGGAGCAGCTCGCGGTGCTGGAGGAGCGGACGCGCGGCCTGGAAGACCGCGAGAAGGTGCTCCAGCAGACCCTGGTGACTACCCAGCAGCTCACCGAGGAGATGAAGGACGGGGCGCGCCGCGAGGCGGCCCTCATCCTCCGCGAGGCCGAGCTCGAGGGCGAGAAGCTGCTCGAGTCGAACCGGTCCGAGGAGGCCGCGCTGCGCAATGAAATCCTCCAGCTCAAGCGCCAGCGCCGCCAGGTTGCCGAGGGGCTGCGCCAGACCCTCGAGATGTACCAGCGGATGATCGACCAGGACCTCAAGGAAGGCCCTGGGGCGGGCGAAGGGGACTGA
- the proC gene encoding pyrroline-5-carboxylate reductase: protein MKGKKVGFLGAGNMGEALIRGMLQAGLVPASSIFASDPQRERLAHIARQYAIRAVESNVDLVREADVVVLAVKPQIMATVLAEIAPAVDARKLCISVAAGVPTGTIRSHLGRPVRLIRVMPNTPALVLEGVTAIARADGLEPGDLETAQELFGAVGKAVLLDEDALDAVTGLSGSGPAYVAIVIESLADGGVKMGLDRATAMTLAAQTVLGSAKLILETGAHPGQLKDMVSSPGGTTIAGIAALEEGGVRRTFISAVERATLRSRELGRPR, encoded by the coding sequence ATCAAGGGCAAGAAGGTCGGGTTCCTCGGGGCGGGCAACATGGGCGAGGCTCTGATCCGCGGCATGCTCCAGGCGGGGCTGGTGCCCGCGAGCTCCATCTTCGCGAGCGATCCCCAGCGCGAGCGCCTCGCCCACATCGCGCGGCAGTACGCCATCCGTGCCGTCGAGAGCAACGTGGACCTGGTGCGCGAGGCCGACGTGGTCGTGCTCGCGGTGAAGCCGCAGATCATGGCGACGGTGCTGGCGGAGATCGCGCCGGCGGTGGACGCGCGCAAGCTCTGCATCTCCGTGGCGGCGGGCGTCCCGACGGGGACGATCCGCTCGCACCTGGGCCGGCCGGTCCGCCTAATCCGTGTCATGCCCAACACGCCCGCCCTCGTGCTCGAAGGGGTGACCGCGATCGCGCGCGCCGACGGCCTCGAGCCGGGCGACCTCGAGACCGCGCAGGAGCTGTTCGGCGCGGTGGGCAAGGCGGTGCTGCTCGACGAGGACGCGCTGGATGCGGTGACGGGACTCTCCGGCTCCGGCCCGGCCTACGTCGCGATCGTCATCGAGTCGCTCGCCGACGGCGGCGTGAAGATGGGGCTCGATCGCGCCACCGCGATGACGCTGGCCGCCCAGACCGTGCTCGGCTCCGCCAAGCTCATCCTGGAGACGGGGGCGCACCCGGGGCAGCTCAAGGACATGGTGTCCTCGCCCGGCGGCACCACGATCGCCGGGATCGCCGCCCTGGAGGAGGGCGGGGTGCGGCGCACCTTCATCAGCGCGGTGGAGCGCGCCACCCTGCGCTCACGCGAGCTAGGGAGACCACGCTGA
- the ftsA gene encoding cell division protein FtsA, which yields MGRAKGRAVIAGLDVGTTKICCVIAEPTAAGGLDIVGVGVSPSRGLRKGVVVNIDSTVEAVRQAVSEAEQVAGVEITSVVAGIAGGHIRGINSRGVVAVSGKHREVSQADVDRALEAAKAVNLPPDREIIHVLPQTFVVDDQDGVKEPVGMSGVRLEVEVHLVTGAVTSVQNVIRSVNRAGLTVQDVVLEPLASSEAVVSPEEKELGILLIDLGGGTTDAALFRDGAIWYTGILPLGGDHISNDIAVGLRTPTSDAEELKKRYGCALTALVREDETVDVPSVGGRKPRQLSRQILSEIIQPRVEEIFTLVARDLARAGLQDVAAGGVVVTGGTSIMQGVPELAEQIFDLPVRRGVPGNIGGLADVVQSPIYSTAVGLARYGARGQRSGAPIDASDGTLGSRLREWFAKLF from the coding sequence ATGGGGCGAGCGAAGGGACGCGCGGTCATCGCGGGACTCGACGTCGGCACGACCAAGATCTGCTGCGTGATCGCGGAGCCGACGGCGGCGGGCGGGCTGGACATCGTGGGGGTCGGGGTGAGCCCGTCCCGGGGGCTGCGCAAGGGCGTGGTCGTCAACATCGACTCGACGGTGGAAGCGGTGCGGCAGGCGGTGTCGGAGGCGGAGCAGGTGGCGGGGGTCGAGATCACCTCGGTGGTGGCGGGGATCGCGGGCGGTCATATCCGCGGCATCAACAGCCGCGGCGTGGTGGCGGTGTCCGGCAAGCACCGCGAGGTGAGCCAGGCCGACGTGGACCGCGCGCTGGAGGCCGCGAAGGCGGTGAACCTCCCGCCGGACCGCGAGATCATCCACGTGCTCCCGCAGACCTTCGTGGTTGACGATCAGGACGGCGTGAAGGAGCCGGTAGGCATGTCGGGGGTGCGCCTCGAGGTGGAAGTCCACCTCGTCACCGGGGCGGTCACCTCGGTGCAGAACGTGATCCGCAGTGTGAACCGCGCCGGGCTGACCGTCCAGGACGTCGTGCTGGAGCCCCTGGCCTCCTCCGAAGCCGTGGTCTCGCCCGAGGAGAAGGAGCTGGGGATCCTCCTGATCGATCTCGGCGGTGGCACCACCGACGCAGCCCTCTTCCGTGACGGCGCCATCTGGTACACCGGCATCCTCCCCCTCGGGGGTGACCACATCTCCAACGACATCGCCGTCGGTCTCCGCACGCCGACCTCCGACGCGGAGGAGCTGAAGAAGCGCTATGGGTGTGCGTTGACCGCGCTGGTGCGTGAGGACGAGACGGTCGACGTGCCGAGCGTGGGGGGCCGCAAGCCGCGCCAGCTCTCGCGCCAGATCCTCTCCGAGATCATCCAGCCGCGCGTGGAGGAGATCTTCACTCTCGTGGCCCGGGATCTCGCGCGGGCCGGGCTGCAAGACGTGGCCGCAGGGGGGGTGGTGGTGACCGGCGGGACCTCGATCATGCAGGGGGTGCCGGAGCTGGCGGAGCAGATCTTCGACCTCCCGGTGCGCCGCGGGGTGCCCGGAAATATCGGAGGACTGGCCGACGTGGTGCAAAGTCCCATATACTCGACCGCGGTGGGCCTGGCGCGTTACGGCGCCCGGGGGCAGCGATCCGGTGCGCCCATCGACGCGAGCGACGGCACACTCGGCTCCCGCCTCCGCGAATGGTTTGCGAAACTTTTCTAA